In the Mycolicibacterium thermoresistibile genome, one interval contains:
- a CDS encoding acyl-CoA synthetase: protein MYPGTHALKTPDKPAIIMPETGETVTYGQLDTRSLRFARHLHDDGVRPGDHIAVLSDNQARALEIYWAAIRSGLYVTFLNSQLSADEVAYIVNDCEAETFIVAERYAETACAAVKQTPRVRRRIALGLVDGFSDYEALLAAASSEPLPAQPCGVDMLYSSGTTGFPKGIKRPLPDRAVDEPGDPVTALFAPVMGLDADSVYLSPAPVYHAAPLRFMAMAHQIGATVVMMRKFDAEEALRAIDRYRVTHSQWVPTMFIRMLKLDPQVRESYDVSTLRCAVHAAAPCPVDVKKAMIDWWGPILLEYYSSTEMNGVTLIDSEEWLQRPGSVGRPRLGIVRICDDDGVEVPVGQTGTVYFERDEAPFEYHNDPERTAETRHPDHPTWTTTGDIGYVDEDGYLYLTDRKSFTIISGGVNIYPQEIENALALHPGVYDVAVIGVPDPEMGESVLAVVHPSEQAGPDLAGELDRFLRERIAHYKLPRRYEFSTDLPRTPTGKLVKGRLRERYSSG, encoded by the coding sequence ATGTATCCGGGCACGCATGCGCTGAAAACTCCGGACAAACCGGCGATCATCATGCCCGAGACGGGGGAGACGGTCACCTACGGGCAACTGGACACCCGGTCGCTGCGGTTCGCCCGGCATCTCCACGACGACGGGGTGCGGCCCGGCGACCACATCGCGGTGCTCAGCGACAATCAGGCCCGCGCGTTGGAGATCTACTGGGCCGCGATCCGGTCGGGTCTGTATGTCACCTTCCTCAACTCGCAGTTGAGCGCCGACGAGGTCGCCTACATCGTCAACGACTGTGAGGCAGAGACCTTCATCGTCGCCGAACGCTACGCCGAGACCGCATGCGCAGCTGTGAAGCAGACACCCCGGGTGCGGCGCCGCATCGCCCTGGGACTGGTCGACGGGTTCTCCGATTACGAGGCGCTGCTGGCCGCGGCGTCGTCGGAGCCGCTGCCGGCCCAGCCCTGCGGGGTGGACATGCTGTACTCGTCGGGCACCACCGGGTTTCCGAAGGGCATCAAGCGGCCGCTGCCCGATCGTGCGGTCGACGAGCCGGGGGACCCGGTGACCGCGCTGTTCGCGCCGGTGATGGGATTGGACGCCGACTCGGTGTACCTGTCCCCGGCGCCGGTGTATCACGCCGCACCGTTGCGGTTCATGGCGATGGCGCACCAGATCGGCGCCACCGTGGTGATGATGCGCAAGTTCGACGCCGAGGAGGCGTTGCGGGCCATCGACCGCTACCGGGTGACGCACAGCCAGTGGGTGCCGACGATGTTCATCCGGATGCTCAAACTGGATCCGCAGGTGCGCGAGTCGTACGACGTGTCGACGTTGCGGTGCGCGGTGCACGCGGCGGCGCCGTGCCCGGTCGATGTGAAGAAGGCGATGATCGACTGGTGGGGGCCGATCCTGCTGGAGTACTACTCCTCGACGGAGATGAACGGCGTCACCCTGATCGACAGTGAGGAGTGGCTGCAGCGGCCCGGGTCGGTGGGGCGGCCCCGGCTCGGCATCGTGCGGATCTGCGACGACGACGGGGTGGAGGTCCCCGTCGGCCAGACCGGGACGGTCTACTTCGAGCGGGACGAGGCGCCGTTCGAATACCACAACGACCCGGAGCGCACGGCCGAGACGCGGCATCCCGACCATCCGACCTGGACCACCACCGGCGACATCGGATACGTCGACGAGGACGGCTACCTGTATCTGACCGACCGCAAGTCGTTCACGATCATCTCCGGCGGGGTGAACATCTACCCGCAGGAGATCGAGAACGCGCTGGCGCTGCACCCGGGGGTGTACGACGTCGCGGTGATCGGGGTGCCGGATCCGGAGATGGGCGAATCCGTTCTCGCGGTGGTGCATCCCAGTGAGCAGGCCGGCCCGGACCTGGCCGGGGAACTGGACCGGTTCCTGCGCGAGCGGATCGCGCACTACAAGCTGCCGCGGCGCTACGAGTTCTCCACCGACCTGCCGCGGACACCGACCGGCAAGCTGGTCAAGGGG
- the sufC gene encoding Fe-S cluster assembly ATPase SufC, which translates to MTTLEIKDLHVSVTAADTGEEIPILKGVNLTVKSGETHALMGPNGSGKSTLSYAVAGHPKYTVTSGSITLDGQDVLEMSVDERARAGLFLAMQYPIEVPGVSMSNFLRTAATAVRGEAPKLRHWVKEVRQAMESLGIDPSFGERSVNEGFSGGEKKRHEILQLQLLKPKIAILDETDSGLDVDALRIVSEGVNNYAKEADAGILLITHYTRLLRYIQPQFVHVFVGGRIVESGGPELADELDANGYERFTQAAAAGA; encoded by the coding sequence ATGACCACACTGGAAATCAAGGATCTACACGTCAGCGTCACCGCCGCCGACACCGGTGAGGAGATTCCGATCCTCAAGGGTGTCAACCTCACGGTGAAGTCGGGGGAGACCCATGCGTTGATGGGCCCCAACGGGTCCGGCAAGTCGACGCTGTCGTACGCGGTCGCCGGACATCCCAAGTACACGGTGACCTCCGGGTCGATCACGCTCGACGGTCAGGACGTGCTGGAGATGTCCGTCGACGAGCGGGCCCGGGCCGGCCTGTTCCTGGCGATGCAGTACCCGATCGAGGTGCCCGGTGTGTCGATGTCGAACTTCCTTCGCACCGCCGCGACCGCGGTGCGCGGTGAGGCGCCGAAGCTGCGGCACTGGGTCAAAGAGGTCAGGCAGGCGATGGAGTCGCTGGGCATCGACCCGTCGTTCGGTGAGCGCAGCGTCAACGAGGGTTTCTCCGGCGGTGAGAAGAAGCGCCACGAGATCCTGCAGCTGCAGCTGCTGAAACCGAAGATCGCGATCCTGGACGAGACCGACTCCGGTCTGGACGTCGACGCGTTGAGGATCGTCAGCGAGGGCGTGAACAACTACGCCAAGGAGGCCGATGCCGGCATTTTGCTGATCACCCACTACACCCGGCTGCTGCGGTACATCCAGCCGCAGTTCGTGCACGTGTTCGTGGGCGGGCGCATCGTGGAGTCCGGCGGCCCGGAGCTGGCCGACGAGCTCGACGCCAACGGGTACGAACGGTTCACCCAGGCCGCCGCTGCCGGAGCCTGA
- a CDS encoding cytochrome P450 produces MTVQPVTDTTWDVKHVNVFDPQWWVDGPPHDLFKRMRAESPVHWYQFADGEGYGPGYWSLFRHADIATVSHDTETFSSNRGGLFIHPDQMLSLDVLTNMLNFMDPPTHTRYRKILARVFTPAAVAKMEDGIRARVNRIIDKVIEAGRCDFVEDIAVPIPLGILMELMGAPEEDMPKFYYWTEAIEQAIRDPEPNTGVEVFDEMGAYLTEQIERQTTEAVEDSLVMRLRNAEVDGEKLTDVEIVMFFGLLTFAGNDTTRNTASAGLRTLLEHPDALQQLYDDAALIPNAIEEILRYTSVVQWFARTATRDVELGGQKISEGDKVVMWYASGSRDEAVFDDSDTFDIHRPKPDHQAFGGGGRHFCLGASLARLELRIIFEEVLGRMKNLQLAGTTEILPSNWAYGLTKLPVTFTAGRRLES; encoded by the coding sequence ATGACGGTCCAGCCGGTCACTGACACCACGTGGGATGTCAAGCATGTCAACGTCTTCGATCCGCAGTGGTGGGTCGACGGCCCGCCGCACGATCTGTTCAAGCGGATGCGGGCGGAGTCGCCGGTGCACTGGTACCAGTTCGCCGACGGCGAGGGGTACGGGCCCGGGTACTGGTCGTTGTTCCGGCACGCCGATATCGCGACGGTCAGCCACGACACCGAAACGTTCTCCAGCAACCGGGGCGGGCTGTTCATCCACCCGGATCAGATGCTGAGCCTGGACGTGCTCACCAACATGCTGAACTTCATGGACCCGCCCACCCACACCCGCTACCGCAAGATTCTGGCGCGGGTGTTCACCCCGGCCGCGGTGGCCAAGATGGAGGACGGTATCCGCGCCCGGGTGAACCGCATCATCGACAAGGTCATCGAGGCGGGTCGCTGCGATTTCGTCGAGGACATCGCGGTGCCGATCCCGCTGGGGATCCTGATGGAACTGATGGGTGCGCCCGAAGAGGACATGCCGAAGTTCTATTACTGGACCGAGGCCATCGAACAGGCGATCCGGGACCCGGAACCCAACACCGGTGTCGAGGTGTTCGACGAGATGGGCGCCTACCTCACCGAACAGATCGAGCGGCAGACGACGGAGGCCGTCGAGGACTCATTGGTGATGCGGCTGCGCAACGCCGAGGTCGACGGCGAGAAGCTCACCGACGTCGAGATCGTGATGTTCTTCGGGCTGTTGACCTTCGCCGGCAACGACACCACCCGCAACACCGCCTCCGCCGGGCTGCGCACCCTGCTCGAGCATCCCGATGCGCTGCAACAGCTTTATGACGATGCGGCGTTGATTCCCAACGCGATCGAGGAGATCCTGCGCTACACCTCAGTGGTCCAGTGGTTCGCCCGCACCGCCACCCGCGACGTCGAACTGGGCGGCCAGAAGATCTCCGAGGGCGACAAGGTCGTCATGTGGTACGCCAGCGGATCCCGCGACGAGGCGGTGTTCGACGATTCCGACACCTTCGACATCCACCGCCCCAAACCCGACCATCAGGCGTTCGGCGGCGGTGGCCGGCACTTCTGTCTGGGTGCGAGCCTGGCGCGGCTGGAGCTGCGCATCATCTTCGAGGAGGTGCTCGGCCGGATGAAGAACCTCCAACTCGCCGGCACCACCGAAATCCTGCCGTCCAACTGGGCCTACGGACTGACCAAGCTTCCGGTGACCTTCACCGCGGGGCGTCGGCTGGAAAGTTGA
- a CDS encoding RES domain-containing protein: MRRSASLRRLRHNVPIAGVPPPQDIACPDPDRCPVAPELPPLQAVPLAAGTTLFRVYDAEWGYDEHNPGFGDARFSPIDDPITNKRLPSMYLAATSTAALLETVFHDVHHRSGRTGYERDLLGKLLAYVHVPASATLGDLRDPELERMGLSRGAVVAGSAEHYPCTRRLARAALTQRPAGQALQGFVWHSRQSELAGEEPVEAVVLFGSTRCRAGRGSWKLAPPGVSALYEGPGRLLVDEIAEQLRAVIERDGG; the protein is encoded by the coding sequence ATGCGGCGCAGCGCTTCGCTTCGCCGCCTGCGGCATAACGTGCCGATCGCCGGCGTACCGCCACCGCAGGACATCGCATGCCCGGATCCGGATCGCTGTCCGGTCGCGCCGGAACTGCCGCCGTTGCAGGCTGTTCCGCTCGCTGCGGGCACCACGCTCTTTCGGGTGTACGACGCGGAATGGGGCTACGACGAGCACAATCCCGGATTCGGCGACGCGCGGTTCTCTCCCATCGATGATCCGATCACCAATAAGCGTCTTCCGAGTATGTACCTCGCTGCGACGAGCACCGCGGCCCTCCTGGAAACCGTGTTCCACGATGTCCACCATCGCAGTGGCCGAACCGGGTACGAGCGGGACCTGCTCGGCAAGCTGTTGGCGTACGTTCACGTTCCAGCGAGTGCCACCCTCGGTGACTTACGCGATCCGGAGCTGGAACGAATGGGCCTGTCGCGCGGCGCAGTGGTGGCAGGTTCGGCCGAGCACTATCCATGCACGCGGCGCCTGGCGAGGGCGGCGCTCACCCAGCGACCGGCGGGACAGGCGCTACAGGGGTTCGTGTGGCATTCGCGGCAGTCCGAACTGGCCGGCGAAGAACCCGTGGAGGCCGTCGTGCTGTTCGGCAGTACTCGCTGTCGGGCCGGGCGCGGTAGCTGGAAGCTCGCTCCACCCGGCGTCTCCGCGCTCTACGAAGGTCCGGGGCGGTTACTTGTCGACGAGATCGCCGAACAGCTCCGCGCGGTGATCGAGCGCGACGGCGGTTGA
- a CDS encoding cysteine desulfurase, with amino-acid sequence MTVAPNRLDLGAIRADFPILQRVMRGGSQLAYLDSGATAQRPVQVLDAEREFLTTSYGAVHRGAHQLMEEATDAYEEGRADIAAFVGADPDELVFTKNATEALNLVAYVLGDDRFDRAVGPGDVIVTTELEHHANLIPWQELARRTGAELRWYSVTDDGRIDLDSLELDERVKVVAFTHHSNVTGAIAPVEELVSRARAVGALTVLDACQSVPHQPVDLHALGVDYAAWSGHKMLGPNGIGALYGRRELLEAMPPFLTGGSMIETVSMEGATYAPAPQRFEAGTPMTSQVVGLAAAARYLSAIGMDAVQAHEAELVAAALEGLSGIEQVRIIGPTSMELRGSPVSFVVDGVHAHDVGQVLDDDGVAVRVGHHCAWPLHQRFGIAATARASFAVYNTLDEVDRLVAGVRRAVEFFGDR; translated from the coding sequence ATGACCGTCGCACCGAACCGACTGGATCTCGGCGCCATCCGCGCCGACTTCCCGATTCTCCAGCGGGTGATGCGGGGCGGAAGTCAGCTGGCCTATCTGGACTCCGGGGCCACCGCGCAGCGTCCGGTGCAGGTGCTCGACGCCGAACGGGAGTTCCTGACCACCTCCTACGGTGCGGTGCACCGGGGGGCGCACCAGCTGATGGAGGAGGCCACCGACGCCTACGAGGAGGGGCGGGCCGACATCGCCGCGTTCGTCGGGGCCGATCCGGACGAGCTGGTGTTCACCAAGAACGCGACCGAGGCGCTCAACCTGGTGGCGTACGTGCTCGGCGACGACCGGTTCGACCGGGCCGTCGGTCCGGGGGACGTCATCGTCACCACCGAGCTGGAGCACCACGCCAACCTGATCCCGTGGCAGGAGCTGGCCCGGCGCACCGGTGCCGAGCTGCGCTGGTACTCGGTCACCGATGACGGCCGGATCGACCTGGACTCGCTCGAACTCGACGAGCGGGTGAAAGTCGTTGCGTTCACCCATCATTCCAATGTGACCGGGGCGATCGCGCCGGTGGAGGAGCTGGTGTCGCGGGCCCGCGCGGTGGGTGCGCTGACGGTGCTGGACGCCTGCCAGTCGGTGCCGCACCAGCCGGTGGACCTCCACGCGCTGGGGGTGGACTACGCCGCGTGGTCGGGTCACAAGATGTTGGGACCCAACGGGATCGGCGCGCTGTACGGGAGGCGTGAGCTGCTCGAGGCGATGCCGCCGTTCCTGACCGGCGGGTCGATGATCGAGACCGTCTCGATGGAGGGCGCCACCTATGCGCCGGCGCCGCAACGGTTCGAGGCCGGCACCCCGATGACCTCGCAGGTGGTGGGGCTGGCCGCGGCCGCGCGGTATCTGAGCGCGATCGGGATGGATGCGGTTCAGGCGCATGAGGCCGAGCTGGTGGCCGCGGCGCTGGAGGGGCTGTCCGGGATCGAGCAGGTGCGCATCATCGGCCCGACGTCGATGGAGCTGCGCGGTTCGCCGGTGTCGTTCGTGGTCGACGGGGTGCACGCCCACGATGTGGGGCAGGTGCTCGACGACGACGGCGTCGCGGTGCGGGTCGGGCACCATTGCGCGTGGCCGCTGCACCAGCGGTTCGGAATAGCCGCGACCGCCCGGGCGTCGTTCGCGGTGTACAACACGCTCGACGAGGTCGACCGTCTGGTGGCCGGTGTGCGCCGGGCGGTGGAGTTCTTCGGGGACCGGTGA
- a CDS encoding NAD(P)-dependent alcohol dehydrogenase, translating into MRIQAAVLRGETDPYQIEELDLPDPAAHQILVRIAGTGHCHTDVLPRAGAGFGTPPIVVGHEGSGVVEAVGAAVDTVAVGDHVVLSFDSCGTCGSCLAAHPAYCDTFLERNLGGPGVDGAAQLTDVDGQPVAGRWFGQSSFASHAVVDAANAVVVDKDLPLELLGPLGCGVQTGAGAVLEVLRIGPGESIVITGTGAVGLSAVMAAKVAGASTIIAVDLNTERLALAEEFGATHTIVANTGELTEQIRAIVPGGTHYGLDTTGLPAVIAAALEAVAVRGTMGLVGVQQGELAIGPLALTIGRTITGILEGDAEPRTFIPRLIELWRAGRFPFDRMIETFPLSEINTAEQRALAGEIIKPVLIPGA; encoded by the coding sequence GTGAGAATCCAAGCCGCGGTGCTGCGCGGGGAAACCGACCCCTATCAGATCGAGGAACTCGACCTGCCCGATCCGGCGGCGCATCAGATCCTGGTGCGCATCGCCGGAACCGGCCACTGCCACACCGACGTACTGCCCAGGGCGGGAGCGGGATTCGGCACTCCACCGATCGTGGTGGGCCACGAGGGCTCCGGTGTCGTCGAGGCCGTCGGTGCGGCGGTGGACACCGTCGCCGTCGGGGACCACGTGGTGCTCAGCTTCGATTCGTGCGGTACCTGCGGCAGCTGCCTGGCCGCTCACCCGGCGTATTGCGACACCTTCCTGGAGCGCAACCTCGGCGGGCCCGGCGTCGACGGCGCAGCGCAGCTGACCGACGTGGACGGGCAACCGGTGGCTGGGCGGTGGTTCGGGCAGTCGTCGTTCGCCAGCCATGCGGTCGTCGACGCAGCCAACGCTGTGGTGGTGGACAAGGATCTGCCGTTGGAGTTGCTCGGCCCGCTGGGCTGCGGAGTGCAGACCGGCGCCGGGGCGGTGCTCGAGGTGCTGCGCATCGGGCCGGGGGAGAGCATCGTCATCACCGGCACCGGAGCGGTCGGGCTCTCGGCGGTGATGGCCGCCAAGGTCGCCGGCGCGTCGACGATCATCGCCGTCGACCTGAATACCGAAAGACTGGCGTTGGCTGAAGAATTCGGCGCCACCCACACGATCGTCGCCAACACCGGTGAGCTCACCGAGCAGATCCGCGCGATCGTGCCGGGTGGGACGCACTACGGCCTGGACACCACCGGGCTGCCCGCCGTCATCGCCGCTGCGCTGGAGGCCGTCGCGGTGCGGGGAACCATGGGGCTGGTCGGCGTTCAGCAGGGTGAGCTGGCCATCGGCCCGCTCGCGCTGACCATCGGGCGCACCATCACCGGAATCCTGGAGGGGGACGCCGAACCCCGGACCTTCATCCCGCGGCTGATCGAGCTGTGGCGGGCCGGCCGGTTCCCGTTCGACCGGATGATCGAGACCTTCCCGCTGTCGGAGATCAACACCGCCGAACAGCGTGCGCTGGCGGGAGAGATCATCAAACCGGTGCTCATTCCCGGCGCCTGA
- a CDS encoding GGDEF domain-containing protein has protein sequence MLRRRMLVAYLLILLVLYALAVGVAVAVDTPPSDARGEVLAVLLCVVGVAAATPRPLRGRRYVTALGCAGAAPTVALLFHDQIAGQSWSVVPPMFMAVFLHTWHRGATARVASGAIAVAAATALLIAPAPVPIMWVVLYVVCIPGAGEVYGLASSALFAMALHDPLTTVWNRAGVELKAEQIISRARRRGRSVAVIVLDVDDFKTINDRDGHLVGDAVLVELTRRWAARVPASAALGRVGGDEFVVIASCDQHRAGELAAELVDGQAVHVSYGVAVGPADKCDFATLFAAADADLYRRKRSRKAVPGR, from the coding sequence ATGCTGCGGCGCCGGATGTTGGTCGCCTACCTGTTGATTCTGTTGGTGTTGTATGCACTCGCCGTCGGTGTCGCCGTCGCGGTGGACACTCCGCCCTCGGATGCCCGCGGCGAAGTCCTGGCGGTGCTGCTGTGTGTTGTCGGAGTGGCTGCAGCCACGCCGCGACCACTGCGGGGCCGGCGGTATGTGACGGCGCTGGGCTGTGCCGGCGCGGCGCCGACAGTCGCGTTGCTGTTCCATGATCAGATCGCCGGCCAGTCGTGGTCGGTAGTGCCGCCGATGTTCATGGCGGTGTTCCTGCACACCTGGCACCGTGGGGCCACCGCGCGGGTCGCATCGGGTGCGATCGCGGTCGCCGCCGCGACTGCGTTGCTCATCGCGCCGGCGCCGGTCCCGATCATGTGGGTGGTGCTGTACGTGGTCTGTATCCCCGGAGCCGGCGAAGTCTACGGACTGGCAAGTTCAGCGCTGTTCGCGATGGCGTTGCATGACCCGCTGACGACGGTATGGAACCGCGCCGGGGTTGAACTGAAAGCGGAGCAGATCATCTCCCGGGCGCGTCGTCGTGGGCGGTCGGTCGCGGTGATCGTGCTCGACGTCGACGATTTCAAGACCATCAACGACCGCGACGGGCATCTCGTCGGGGATGCGGTGTTGGTCGAGCTCACCCGGCGCTGGGCAGCCCGAGTACCGGCATCGGCGGCCCTCGGTCGGGTCGGCGGCGACGAATTCGTGGTCATCGCCAGCTGTGATCAGCACCGTGCTGGGGAACTGGCCGCCGAACTCGTCGACGGACAGGCGGTACACGTCAGCTACGGCGTCGCGGTGGGGCCGGCCGACAAGTGTGACTTCGCGACGCTTTTCGCCGCCGCCGACGCAGATCTCTACCGGCGCAAGCGCAGTCGAAAAGCGGTTCCCGGCCGATAG
- a CDS encoding TetR/AcrR family transcriptional regulator has translation MHKIVEREDYFSAAIDILAEDDHGGLKITPLCRRLQVTSGSFYNYFGGWANFKTELLEFWLDDRTVQLAEAARRHEDAEQGMIALIEFSCGLPHRAEAAIRAWSHSDGEVLKIQSTVDEQRYRVTFDILERLLGDATDAEHRARLALFVTTGYQQVQPLPEVEHLRRSLHMVFADILPALA, from the coding sequence ATGCACAAGATCGTCGAGCGGGAGGACTACTTCTCGGCGGCCATCGACATTCTCGCCGAAGATGACCATGGCGGGCTGAAGATCACGCCGTTGTGTCGCCGACTTCAGGTGACGAGCGGCTCCTTCTACAACTACTTCGGCGGTTGGGCGAACTTCAAAACCGAACTGCTGGAATTCTGGCTCGACGACCGAACCGTGCAGCTGGCCGAAGCCGCCCGTCGCCACGAGGACGCCGAACAGGGGATGATCGCACTCATCGAGTTCTCGTGCGGACTCCCCCACCGCGCCGAGGCGGCCATCCGGGCCTGGTCGCACAGCGACGGCGAGGTGCTCAAGATCCAGTCGACCGTCGACGAACAGCGCTACCGGGTCACGTTCGACATCCTGGAACGCCTCCTCGGCGATGCCACCGACGCCGAACACCGTGCGCGGCTGGCGCTGTTCGTCACGACCGGCTACCAGCAGGTGCAGCCCTTACCCGAGGTGGAGCATCTGCGGCGCTCACTGCACATGGTGTTCGCGGACATCCTCCCCGCCCTCGCTTGA
- a CDS encoding aldehyde dehydrogenase, with translation MTETEPKGFWIDGGWAAPATSERIQLIEASTGDPITTVPAAGPADVDAAVGAARRAFDDPTGWAHWTAEQRRAAITSLADALTSRGEAIAKAVSTQNGMPISISSVTEAVMPAMLLNYYAELAEQQPVEEKRTSFTGGTTLVRRTPVGVVAAIVPWNFPQTLTFFKLAPLLAAGCTAVIKPSPETVLDSYLLAEAIEESDIPAGVVNIVPGGRETGAYLVEHPGVDKVAFTGSTAAGRAIGEACGRLIRPVTLELGGKSASIILDDADLPALLEQFFAATLMNNGQTCYLGTRVLAPRSRYAETVDILTDFARSLKVGNALDAATQIGPLATENQQRRVQGYIEKGRAEGGRITTGGGRPADLDRGWFVEPTVFADVANSHTIAREEIFGPVLTVIPYTDVDEAVAIANDSEFGLGGSVWTSDPERGVQVARRVQTGSIGVNNYTLDFRSPFGGVKASGLGRELGPEGLAAYQQLTSIFLA, from the coding sequence ATGACGGAGACCGAACCCAAGGGCTTCTGGATCGACGGCGGCTGGGCGGCCCCGGCCACCTCCGAACGCATCCAGCTCATCGAGGCCAGCACCGGCGACCCGATCACTACGGTCCCGGCGGCCGGTCCGGCCGACGTCGACGCCGCCGTCGGCGCGGCGCGGCGAGCGTTCGATGATCCCACCGGGTGGGCCCACTGGACCGCCGAGCAGCGGCGGGCGGCGATCACCTCGCTGGCCGACGCCCTGACCTCACGGGGTGAGGCGATCGCCAAAGCCGTCAGCACCCAGAACGGCATGCCGATCTCGATCTCGTCGGTCACCGAGGCGGTCATGCCGGCGATGCTGTTGAACTACTACGCCGAACTCGCCGAACAACAACCCGTTGAGGAGAAGCGGACCTCGTTCACCGGTGGCACCACGCTGGTGCGCCGCACCCCGGTAGGCGTGGTCGCGGCGATCGTGCCGTGGAACTTCCCGCAGACCCTGACGTTCTTCAAACTCGCACCGCTGCTGGCGGCGGGCTGCACCGCGGTGATCAAACCGTCGCCGGAAACGGTCCTCGACTCCTACCTGCTGGCCGAGGCGATCGAGGAATCCGACATTCCGGCCGGCGTCGTCAACATCGTTCCCGGCGGCCGGGAGACGGGTGCCTACCTGGTCGAACACCCGGGCGTGGACAAGGTCGCGTTCACCGGGTCGACCGCGGCCGGCCGGGCGATCGGCGAAGCGTGCGGCCGGCTGATCCGCCCGGTGACGCTCGAGCTCGGCGGCAAGTCCGCCTCGATCATCCTGGACGACGCCGACCTGCCGGCCCTGCTCGAACAGTTCTTCGCCGCGACGCTGATGAACAACGGGCAGACCTGCTATCTGGGCACCCGGGTGCTGGCGCCGCGGAGCCGCTATGCCGAAACCGTCGACATCCTCACCGATTTCGCGCGGTCGCTGAAGGTGGGCAACGCGCTGGACGCCGCGACCCAGATCGGTCCGCTGGCCACCGAGAATCAGCAGCGGCGGGTGCAGGGCTACATCGAGAAGGGGCGGGCCGAGGGCGGCCGGATCACCACCGGTGGCGGCCGGCCCGCCGACCTCGACCGGGGCTGGTTCGTCGAGCCGACCGTCTTCGCCGACGTGGCGAACTCCCACACCATCGCCCGGGAGGAGATCTTCGGGCCGGTGCTCACGGTCATTCCCTACACCGATGTCGACGAGGCGGTGGCGATCGCCAACGACTCCGAATTCGGGCTGGGCGGATCGGTGTGGACCTCTGATCCGGAGCGGGGTGTGCAGGTCGCCCGCCGGGTGCAGACCGGCAGCATCGGGGTGAACAACTACACCCTCGACTTCCGCTCACCGTTCGGCGGGGTCAAGGCCAGCGGTCTGGGACGCGAACTCGGGCCCGAGGGGTTGGCCGCCTACCAGCAGCTCACGTCGATCTTCCTGGCCTGA
- the sufU gene encoding Fe-S cluster assembly sulfur transfer protein SufU — protein MRLEQMYQDVILEHYKHPLNRGLREPFDAESYQVNPTCGDEVRLRVTLGDGDVVRDVSYEGQGCSISQAATSVLTDLVIGQKVEDALRTVAAFTEMVTSRGKVDGDEDVIGDGIAFAGVAKYPARVKCALLGWMAFKDAVAQAARTQDLEEAR, from the coding sequence GTGCGACTCGAGCAGATGTACCAGGACGTGATCTTGGAGCACTACAAGCACCCGCTGAACCGCGGGTTGCGCGAGCCGTTCGACGCCGAGTCGTATCAGGTCAACCCGACCTGCGGTGACGAGGTGCGGCTCCGGGTCACGTTGGGCGATGGTGACGTCGTGCGCGATGTGTCCTATGAGGGGCAGGGCTGCTCGATCTCGCAGGCCGCCACCTCGGTCTTGACCGACCTGGTGATCGGGCAGAAGGTGGAGGATGCGCTGCGGACCGTCGCTGCGTTCACCGAGATGGTCACCTCGCGCGGCAAGGTGGACGGGGATGAGGACGTGATCGGGGACGGTATCGCGTTCGCCGGCGTCGCGAAGTACCCGGCGCGGGTGAAATGCGCGCTGCTGGGGTGGATGGCGTTCAAGGATGCGGTGGCGCAGGCGGCCCGCACGCAAGACCTGGAGGAAGCACGATGA
- a CDS encoding ferredoxin, producing MKAFVDRDKCAGIGMCEATAPNLFEVSDDGQAIVLTDEIAGEDRAAAREAVDNCPAGALTITE from the coding sequence ATGAAAGCATTCGTTGATCGCGACAAATGTGCGGGCATCGGCATGTGTGAAGCGACCGCGCCCAACCTCTTCGAGGTGAGCGACGACGGACAGGCGATCGTCCTCACCGACGAGATCGCTGGTGAGGACCGGGCGGCGGCCCGGGAAGCCGTCGACAACTGCCCCGCGGGAGCGTTGACAATAACCGAATAA
- a CDS encoding metal-sulfur cluster assembly factor, translating into MSDTAVNNEEFLADLEEAMRDVVDPELGINVVDLGLVYGLQVEQGEQGTIAKVDMTLTSPACPLTDVIEDQSRNALVGAGLVDELRINWVWNPPWGPDKITEDGREQLRALGFTV; encoded by the coding sequence ATGAGTGACACGGCTGTGAACAACGAGGAGTTCCTCGCCGACCTGGAAGAGGCGATGCGCGACGTCGTCGACCCCGAGCTGGGCATCAACGTGGTGGACCTGGGGCTGGTGTACGGGTTGCAGGTCGAGCAGGGGGAGCAGGGCACCATCGCCAAGGTGGACATGACCCTGACCTCGCCGGCCTGCCCGCTCACCGATGTGATCGAGGATCAGTCCCGCAACGCGCTGGTCGGTGCCGGGCTCGTGGACGAGCTGCGGATCAACTGGGTGTGGAATCCGCCGTGGGGCCCGGACAAGATCACCGAGGACGGGCGTGAGCAGTTGCGCGCGCTCGGTTTCACGGTCTAA